In the Enterococcus rotai genome, AAGCTGAACGAGCTCGTGAAGCTAGATAATACTAAAATACGTCACTTCCTCGAACTATCTATTCTACCTGTTTTATCACTTTCGTCAACTAGTTTGTTTAAAAAAGAAGCATAATTGAAAAGAATAATATTTCTTCTTTCAACTATACTTCGTTTCTTAACATTGCTTCGTATCCATCTTTTAAAATAGCCTGTCTTGTTGTTTCGCCTAAACAGTATAGCGTCGGCATTTCCCTTAAATCAACTTCTCTAAATACCGATAAAAATCGTTCCCACAAAGACGGACTTGCTAGATAAACTGCCGGTAGTTTTTTATCCATTAAACGTTTTTGCAGCAACAATTGATTTTCTTTTGGAAAGCAATTATCGTAAAGGATTGGCGTGAATAACCGATGTCCTTTATTGACTAGTTCTGCTTCACCAAAGCGATTGGCTAAATTGCTTTTGGGGTAAAATATCATAGTTGGTTTTAAATAACAAGC is a window encoding:
- a CDS encoding uroporphyrinogen-III synthase codes for the protein MNTILLTRLVEDNAEDRSYFQARGFETVEIPLIALEKRTLDQSFKTMVKQSEWIFLTSQHAAKFFFQQISRKDVEMKKFAVIGKKTAQVLLANDIETTFQAPYATKKNLFETWSACYLKPTMIFYPKSNLANRFGEAELVNKGHRLFTPILYDNCFPKENQLLLQKRLMDKKLPAVYLASPSLWERFLSVFREVDLREMPTLYCLGETTRQAILKDGYEAMLRNEV